Genomic DNA from Haloarcula marina:
GGTCCGGATGGTCGTCGTACTCGATACCGACGAGGTCGTAGGCCTCGCGCTCGTGCCACTCGGCGGCGGGGAAGACGGGCGCGCCGGACTCGCTCTCGGGAGCCGAACTCGGCGTCGGCACGACCACCGATAGCTCTCTGGTGGGGTCGTCGTAGCTCCGCAGGTGGTAGATGGACTCGTAGCGGTCCGCGTACTCTTGGGCCGTGACGCAGGCACAGTGGTCCAGTCCGGCCTCGGTCCGCAGGGTGGAGAGGACGGTCTGCACCTCGTCGGCGCGGACGACGACGGCGGGCGCGTTCAGGTGGTCGTCCTCGCGGACGACGTACTCGCGTATCGGGTCGAGGAGGTCGGAGCGGTGGTCCGCTCGCCGCTCCGCGACTGTCTGGGACATACCGGGGCGTCGTCGCCCGCCCACCTCGTCGTACTGCCTCGTCGACGGGGCACATTTATATGTGGCGGCGGAACGGCCGGTGTGAAGTACGTCAGGCTCTCGCTGTCGATGGCGCCCGAGGTGCGCCACCCGATGCACCAGTTCGTCGTGGAGCGAGACGGGTACCGCGCGAGCTATCTCCTTCGTGGGAACGACGTGGGTGAGGCTGTCCAGACGCTCCTCTTTCACGTCGACGGCTTTCCGCCGGACCCATACCGAGAGGCCCTAGAGCGGACCGACCACGTCGAGGAGTACGCCATCTCGACGTGTCCGGACGACACCTTCTACCTCTACGTCCGCGACCGACCTTCCGAGACTGGTACGGAACTGGTCGAGGCGCTCACGACCGCCGGATTGGTCGTCGTCTCCCCCATCGCCTACCGCGCGGACGGGACGGTGGGACTGACGCTCGTGGGGCCGGGCGGGACCGTCCAGCGAGCGGTCGAGGCCGTTCCGGACGGTGTGGGCGTCGACGTTCGCGAGGTCGGCGAGTACGACAGCAGACGGTTCGAGTCGGGGGCGGGGCTGACCGACCGCCAGTTCGCGGCCGTCGCCGCCGCCGTCGACTGCGGCTACTACGAGACCCCGCGGAGCGGGACCACCGCCGATGTCGCGGACCGACTCGACTGCGCACCGGGGACGGCCGCCGAACACCTCCGGAAGGCCGAATCGCACGTGATGGCTCGGGTCGTCGACCGCTACGACGGTCCCGCGTGACCGTCTCGGAACCGATAACACGTCCCACGTCCTACCGCCGACGATGACACTGGCGGAGTTAGAGTGGCGCGTCGTCGGCGAGGAACGTCACGAGGGGCCACTGACGATGGGCTTAGAGGAGATAGCCGCCGAGACGGCCGCCAGCGGTGGTCCGGCGACGGTCCGCGTCTACACGTGGCCGGATACGCTCTCGCTCGGGTACGGACAGGACCCCGACACGATAGATTGGGCGTTCTGCGAGCGCGAGGGTATCGGCGTGACTCGGCGACCGACCGGCGGCGGCGCAATCTATCACGATAGCTACGCCGACCTCTCCTACGGCATCGTCGCGCCCGCAGGCGCCGTCCCCGGCAACCTGATGGAGTGCTACGAACTGTTCTGCGAACCGATACTCGACGCCTTCGAGCGGATGGGCGTCGACGCGTCGTTCGTCGACGGGAAGCGCGAGGCGGTCCACCAACCCGCCTGTTACCTCCGGGAACTCCACCCGGCCCACGACATCGTGGGTCCCGACGGCCGGAAACTCGCCGGGAACGCCCAGTACCGACAGAAGGACGCCGTCATCCAGCACGGGTCCCTGTCGGTGTCCCTGGAACCGGACCGGCACTGTGGTTGTTTCACCGGGAACCCCGACCCAGCGGATTTCCGGGAACGCGTCGGCGCAATCGACGAGTACGTCGACATCGACCGCGAGTCGGTCGTCGCGACGCTTCGCGAGACGCTCTCGGAGTGGGTCGACGCAGACGAGGGCGCGTGGACCGACGACGAACTTTCGCGAGCGCGCGAGCGCGCTCAGAGCAAGTACGCCACCGACGAGTGGGTCCGACGGGACCCCTGACCGCGCAGTCGCCGCCGACTCCGGAACCTCTTTGGACACCCGAACCCGACCGGGTGGCATGGTCAAAGTCGGTGCTCACACGTCTATCGCGGGTGGTGCGTACAACGCCGTCTCCGAGCAGGTCGAGTACGGCGGCAACTGCGGACAGATATTCTCCCACTCGCCGCAGGTGTGGCAAGACCCCAACATCGAGGACGACGAAGCCCAGCAGTTCCGGGACCTGAGCGAGGAGAACGGCGTCGGTCCGTGGGTCATCCACTCGTCGTACCTCGTCAACCTCTGTACGCCGAAAGACGACCTGCGCGAGAAGTCTCTCGATTCGATGCAGAAGGAAGTCGACGCCGCCGCGAAGTTGGGCGTTGAGTACGTCAACGTCCACCTCGGCGCACACACCGGCGCGGGCGTCGACGGCGGCCTCGACAACGCCGCCAGCGTCTTGGACGACCTCGAAGTGCCCGACGACGTGACGGTGCTCATCGAGTCCGACGCCGGGAGCGGAACGAAACTCGGCGGCCAGTTCGAGCATCTGGCGACGGTCCGCGAGCGAACCGACCAAGACATCGAGTTCTGTCTGGACACCGCCCACATGTTCGCGGCGGGGTACGACCTCTCGACGGCCGACGGCGTCGACGAGACGTTCGCGGAGTTCGACGACGTGGTCGGTCTGGACGACCTCGCCTGCGTCCACCTCAACGATTCCAAGCACGCCTGCGGGACGAACAAGGACGAACACGCCCACGTCGGCGAGGGCGAAATCGGCGAGGAGGGCATGCGTGCCTTCCTCAACCACGACGCCGTTTCCGACGTGCCGCTGGTCTTGGAGACGCCGACCGAGAACGGCAAGAGCTTCGAGTGGAACATCCAGCGCGTTCGCGAACTGCGCGACGAGTAGGTTCCCACGACGGACTCAGCGCGCGACCGCTGACTTTTTGCTCTCGAACCGACTCGGACAGCGTGTGCGCACGTTCTCCACCGACTACCTCGACGCGACCCGCGAGGGGATGTGGGCCGACTCCCGAGAGGCGCTGGTGGACCTCGAACTCGGAGAGTGTGACCGCATCCTCGACGTGGGGTGCGGGACCGGCGAACTCACGCGCGTCCTCCGCGAGGAGTCGGGCGGCCCCGTGGTCGGCCTCGACGCCGACGCGACGCTTCTCGAATCCGTCGCCGGACCGGTCGTGCGAGGAGACGCGACGCGACTCCCCTTCGCCGACGACGCCTTCGACCTCGTGGTGTGTCAGGCACTGCTCATCAACCTCCCCGACCCCGAGGCCGCCGTCAGGGAGTTCGCCCGCGTCGCGAGCGACCGCGTCGCGGCGGTCGAACCCGACAACGGGGCCGTCTCGGTCGAGTCGACCGTCGAGAGCGAACCCGCACTCGCGCGGCGCGCCCGCCGGTACTTCCTCGACGGCGTCGAGACGGACGTGACCCTCGGCGGGGACGCCGCGGAAGTCTTCGAATCCGCGGGCCTCTCGGTCGTCTCGACCCGGCGGTACGACCAGCGGCGGACCGTCGAACCGCCCTACGACGAGACGGCGGTCTCGACCGCACGGCGAAAGGCCACGGGGGAGGGACTGGCGAGCGACCGCGAGACGATTCTCGCAGGGGCGACGACGCCCGAAGAGTACGACGCGCTCCGCGAGCGCTGGCGGGCGATGGGGCGGACCGTCGTGGACCAGATGCAGCGGTCGGCGTACGAGCGGGTCGAGACGGTCCCCTTCTTCGTCACGGTCGGTCGGGTGTAGTCGGCGTCCCCCGCCGCTCGTCGACCACCGCCGGGAGCGCGTACCCCGATGCCCGGTAGAGCGCCACGTCGACGGCGCCGAAAAAGAGACCGACGAGTGCTCCGACGACGGCGGCGAACGGCGTGGCGATAGCGGTGAAAAGCAACCCGGAGAGCGGTTCCGCGGGGCCGACGAGGACGAGTGGAACGACCACGACGAGGGCGAGCACCAGCAGTGTAACCAGACCGGCGACCGACCCGGCGACCAGACCCCGCTTGGCGAGCGTCCACAGCGACGACTTCGCGAGTGAGGCATCGGCGAGGGCCCACCGGACCGCGAGGACGAACAGCGCCCACAGTCCGAGGAAGGCCGCGACGCCGACCAGCGTGCTCAGTCCCGCCAGCAGGTCGTCGAGGCCGCCGACGGCGTGTATGCCTACGAGGGCGAGAACGACGAACAGCGCGATGTCGACCGTCGCGAGCGTCCACGCGCGGAGCGACAGCCACTCAGACTCGGCATCAGACATGTGCCAACACCTCCGCGAGGACGACGAGTGCGAGCAGTGCCGTCGCGGTCACGCCATAGGCACGGCCGAATGCGGTGTGGGTCGACCGACCCGTGGCCCGGTCGAGGTGGTCACTGACGCGGACGACCGAGAGCGTCCGGACGGCCGACCCGAGGACGAGGCCGAGGATGACGAGGAGTTTCACGAGGAGCGTCCGCCCCCAATCGGTGGCGGGTCCGGGCGGGCCGAGCGCACCGAGGTTGCCGACGCCGGTGAGCACGAGGACGCCCAGCAGCGCCCAGAAGAGCCACTCGTACTGTCGGGCGGCGCGCAGGGAGGTGAGCGCGCCGGACCGATAACCGTACCAGAGGGCGACGGTGCCGCCGACCAGCACCGTCACCGCGAGGACGTGGAGGGTCCGTATCGCGAGGGAGACCAGTGGGGCCATCGGTTCCGCTACGCGGGCCGGACCAAAAGTTCTGTGTCGTCGCCTACACCACGTCGCCGCGGACGCTCGGCCCGTCCTGTCGTTCGCGGTAGGCCCGGACGGCGTCAGCGGCGGTGTCCGCTTCGTCGGCGTCCATTCCCAGCATCTCCAGCGCGCCCGAGAGCGTCGGCAGGACGAACTCGCCCTCGCGGAGTTTCTCGAAGGCTTCCTCGGAGCGCTGACCCTCTACCCAGAGGCAGGCCCCGCGCGGGTCGAGAATCTGCTCGTAGTCGTCGCGGGCCATCGCGCCCTTCAGTCGCTGGGTGACGTTGTCGTCGAAGGACGCGTTGCAGACTTCGAGGTGAATCGGTTCGTCCGTCTCCGGCAGGAGGTGCGCGGCGAGACACTTCTCGGGCGCGGCGTGGCCGTTTGCGTTCGCCCGCAGGTACTCGGGGTACTCGTCGGCCCACGCCGCGCGCACCGTCTTGCCCACGCCGTCGACGCCGTGACTCCGCCGGAACTCCTCGGCGCGGTCCGGCGCGTCTTTGAACAGGATGTCCTTGGTGACGTACACGTCGAGTCGCTCGACGGGGTCCAGTCCGAGGGCGATGTCGCCGAACACCCACACCTCCCGGACCGGAACCGGCATCGTCTCGGACTCGACGGTGTCGACGATGTCTTCGACCCGTTCGACGGCCGCCGCGCGGTCCATGCTCATCGTCGCTGAGTAGTGGCCGGGTCGGCAAATCGCTGACGCTCCGTCGGGACCGATTCGTCGGCTCCGAATCACACGACTGATGTCCTGCTGGCGGGCGTGGGAAACCCCCGGCCGCGTGCGTCCGGTTCACACGCCCTTTTGTCCCCCGATGACGAAGGCTCGGCCATGCAGGTCAGGGTGTACGACGACGGCGCGGACCGCGACTGCGTGCTCGTCCTCGGGTGGGGGAACCGCTGTCGCCACGAGAACGTCCAGTGGCTCATCGACCAAATCGCCGAGCGCTATCGGGTCCACGCCGTCGAACTGCCGACGCACATCACGGACGTGCAACGCGAGTGGGTCGACCCGGTCCGGGAGTACGCGAGCGAGTTAGACGAGTTCGCACTGCTCGCCCACAGCGCCGGGGGCCTGACCACCGCCCACATCGACTTCGACGGCGTCACTCAGCGCGTCTACCTGAGTCCGTGGTGGGGGAGCGACTTCCCGCTCCCCGATTCGGTGATGGACCTCCTCACGCGCCTCCCCGTCGAGCGACCGTTCCTCCCGACCGGCGACCTCGAACCCGACGCCATCGGTGACCTCGCCACCGAAGCGCAGTTCGCTGACGGCCCGGACGCCGCCTCGCCCGCGTTCCTCCGGACGACGCGGCGCGCTCACGCCACGCTCCCACCGGCCCGCGAGAACGCCGTCGCGTTCTGTACGTTCACCGACAGGGTGGTCGACCCGCGGGCAATCGGCGAGCGACTGCCCGCCGACCGAATCCGCCTGTACGACGGCGGCCACGAACTGTTCTCCTCCAGTTCGCGGGACCGGCACGTCGACACCGTCCTCGCCGCTCTCGACGACGGTCCCACGGCCCTCTGAACGGGTCGCGTCAGGCCCGCTTCTCGTCGTTCGTACTGACGTGGACCGTCTTCTCGACCGTCGCGTACGTCGTCCCGGACTCGTCGACCAAATCGACGGCGTACTCCCTGTCGACGGAGTCGCTGTCTTCGAGGGCCGATTCGACGGCGGCCACCTCCGCGTCGGAGATTTCGAAGGTCGCGTACAGCGTCTCGGTGCCGGGCTTGCGAAACTGAATCGAGGCGGCCTTGTCCCAGACGACGTACGAGTCGTCGAGTCGGCGCAGCAGCATCATCATGTAGAAGGGGTCGACGGCGCTGTAGAGACTCCCGCCGAAAATTGTGCCGACGACGTTTCTGGTCCGCCAGGACAGCGGGAGTGTCACCCGAATCTCCGACCAGTCGTCCTCGATGTGTGTCACGCGGCCGCCGGTCCCGAGGTACGCGGGGTACCAGTTGAACACCACCCGCTCCAGTCTCGTCCGCAGGGACTCACCCATCGTCTACGTGAGGTGACCCGACCGCAAAGACGGTTTCCCTCGCCAAACAACTTCGAAGTGGTTCACAACCGAGACGAAACGCTCACCACTCCTCGCACGAATCGTCGACACGATGGAGTGTGACAAGTGCGGCGACCATGCGGTGTTGCACGCGGCCTACTCCGGCCTCTACCTCTGTGAACACCACCTCTGCCGGACGGTCGAGAAGCGGTTGCGCCGCCGGGTTCGCGAGGACGGCCTCGTGCCCGACGACGCCACGCCGGAGGACCCGGACACGTGGGTCATCGGCCTCTCGGGCGGGAAAGACAGCGTCGTCCTCACGTCGATTCTCCACGACATCTTCGAGCGGGACCCTCGTATCGAACTCGTCGCCCTCTCGATTCACGAGGGCATCGAGGGCTATCGGGACAAGAGCCTCGACGCCTGCCGGGAACTGACCGAGGAGTTGGGAATCCGTCACGAGACGGTCTCGTACGCCGAGGAGTTCGGCGTCCAGATGGACGACGTGGTCGAGAAAGACCCCGAGGGGATGGCCGCCTGCGCGTACTGTGGGGTGTTCCGCCGTGACCTCCTCTCCCGGTACGCCGAGGAACTCGACGCCGACAAACTGCTGACCGGCCACAACTTAGACGACGAGGCCGAGACGGCGCTGATGAACTTCCTCGAAGGCGACGTTGACCAGATGGCCCAGCACTTCGACGCCTCGCTCGGCCCGTTCGAGTCCTCGTCCGATGCCCCGACAGAGCGCACGCGGGAGAAGCAGGACCACCACATCCCGCGGGCGAAACCCCTTCGCGACGTGCCCGAGAAGGAAATCGCGCTGTACGCTCGCTTCCAGGACCTTCCGGCGCACATCACCGAATGCCCCCACGCCGACGAGGCGTATCGGGGCGAGATTCAGCAACTCATGCTCGGCTTGGAGGAGAACCACCCGGGAACTCGACACTCGATTATGGCGGGCTACGAGAAACTCGCGGCGCTCGCGGCCGAGGCCTACGGCGGCGAGGACGCCGACGTTGACTTCGGGGAGTGCGAGAACTGTGGCGCGCCGACCGCCCGCGAGCGGTGCCGGAAGTGCAACCTACTGGACGCGCTCGAAGCGGTCTAACCGAGTCGTGACCGGGCGGTAAGACACACTTATTCGCGGTAATTTGTGTCCGATTCGTGTCTCACTGGTGTCCGAGCGGGGACGATTACTGGTCGAAGTCTGGAAATCGTTCATGTTGCCCCGCGCCTCCGTCTCGACTGGTGAACCCGATGACACCAGACCGACGCGACGTGCTGCGAGGTATCGCTGCTGCGGGAACCGCTTCTGTGCTCGGAGTCGGTACTGCGAGCGCTCACGACGACGACGACGAGGACGCCCTCGTTCGAGTCGTCCACGCGTCGCCCGACGCGCCGAACGTGGACGTGTACGTCGACGGCCAGCGAGTGCTGTCTGACGTGGGATTCGGGACCATCTCAGACTATCTCGCCGTCGCCCCCGACGAGTACGAGGTGACGATTACCGCGGCCGGTGACGACGACGCCGTCGTCTTCGAGGCCGACGTCGAGTTCGACGAAGACGACGAGTACACCATCGTCGCGACGGGTGAACTCGCCGAAGACGAGTTCGAAGTGCTCATCTTCGAGGACGACCGGAGCGTCCGCCGGAACCGCGCCCGCGTCCGTGTCATCCACGCGTCGCCCGACGCGCCGAACGTCGACGTGACGGTCGGCGACGGCGACATCGTCCTTGTGGAGGACCTCGAATTCGGCGAGGAGAGCGATTACCTGACCGTCCGACCCGGCGAGTACGAAATCGAGGTCCGACCGGCGAGTTCCGAGAACAACAATCCCTTCGACGCGGAGTTCGACCTTCGCCTCCGCGCGGGACGGACCTACACCGTCGTCGCCACCGGCTTTTTCGCCCCCGACGACGCGGCCGAATACGAGGTGTTCGACCTCTTCGCCGCCGTCGACATCCGCGCCGACGGCCACTAGCCGGGCTTACCCCCGGATACGGAACGAATACTAAGGCGGTCTGCCACCGTATCCGGGACGATGGAGACTGTCCTGTGGCAGGTCCTCGCCGGGACCGAGGGCGGCCCCAACAGAATCCGCATCCTGCGGACGCTCGAGGACCGACCACGCAACCGCCACCGCCTCGCCGAGGCGCTGTCGCTCAACTACAAGACGGTCGAACACCACCTCGACGTCCTCCAAGAACGCGGCCTCGTCGAACGAACGGGCCCCG
This window encodes:
- a CDS encoding helix-turn-helix domain-containing protein, with amino-acid sequence MKYVRLSLSMAPEVRHPMHQFVVERDGYRASYLLRGNDVGEAVQTLLFHVDGFPPDPYREALERTDHVEEYAISTCPDDTFYLYVRDRPSETGTELVEALTTAGLVVVSPIAYRADGTVGLTLVGPGGTVQRAVEAVPDGVGVDVREVGEYDSRRFESGAGLTDRQFAAVAAAVDCGYYETPRSGTTADVADRLDCAPGTAAEHLRKAESHVMARVVDRYDGPA
- a CDS encoding lipoate--protein ligase family protein, which produces MTLAELEWRVVGEERHEGPLTMGLEEIAAETAASGGPATVRVYTWPDTLSLGYGQDPDTIDWAFCEREGIGVTRRPTGGGAIYHDSYADLSYGIVAPAGAVPGNLMECYELFCEPILDAFERMGVDASFVDGKREAVHQPACYLRELHPAHDIVGPDGRKLAGNAQYRQKDAVIQHGSLSVSLEPDRHCGCFTGNPDPADFRERVGAIDEYVDIDRESVVATLRETLSEWVDADEGAWTDDELSRARERAQSKYATDEWVRRDP
- a CDS encoding deoxyribonuclease IV; its protein translation is MVKVGAHTSIAGGAYNAVSEQVEYGGNCGQIFSHSPQVWQDPNIEDDEAQQFRDLSEENGVGPWVIHSSYLVNLCTPKDDLREKSLDSMQKEVDAAAKLGVEYVNVHLGAHTGAGVDGGLDNAASVLDDLEVPDDVTVLIESDAGSGTKLGGQFEHLATVRERTDQDIEFCLDTAHMFAAGYDLSTADGVDETFAEFDDVVGLDDLACVHLNDSKHACGTNKDEHAHVGEGEIGEEGMRAFLNHDAVSDVPLVLETPTENGKSFEWNIQRVRELRDE
- a CDS encoding class I SAM-dependent methyltransferase, producing MWADSREALVDLELGECDRILDVGCGTGELTRVLREESGGPVVGLDADATLLESVAGPVVRGDATRLPFADDAFDLVVCQALLINLPDPEAAVREFARVASDRVAAVEPDNGAVSVESTVESEPALARRARRYFLDGVETDVTLGGDAAEVFESAGLSVVSTRRYDQRRTVEPPYDETAVSTARRKATGEGLASDRETILAGATTPEEYDALRERWRAMGRTVVDQMQRSAYERVETVPFFVTVGRV
- a CDS encoding CopD family protein, with the protein product MAPLVSLAIRTLHVLAVTVLVGGTVALWYGYRSGALTSLRAARQYEWLFWALLGVLVLTGVGNLGALGPPGPATDWGRTLLVKLLVILGLVLGSAVRTLSVVRVSDHLDRATGRSTHTAFGRAYGVTATALLALVVLAEVLAHV
- a CDS encoding DUF7095 family protein, translated to MDRAAAVERVEDIVDTVESETMPVPVREVWVFGDIALGLDPVERLDVYVTKDILFKDAPDRAEEFRRSHGVDGVGKTVRAAWADEYPEYLRANANGHAAPEKCLAAHLLPETDEPIHLEVCNASFDDNVTQRLKGAMARDDYEQILDPRGACLWVEGQRSEEAFEKLREGEFVLPTLSGALEMLGMDADEADTAADAVRAYRERQDGPSVRGDVV
- a CDS encoding alpha/beta hydrolase, which translates into the protein MQVRVYDDGADRDCVLVLGWGNRCRHENVQWLIDQIAERYRVHAVELPTHITDVQREWVDPVREYASELDEFALLAHSAGGLTTAHIDFDGVTQRVYLSPWWGSDFPLPDSVMDLLTRLPVERPFLPTGDLEPDAIGDLATEAQFADGPDAASPAFLRTTRRAHATLPPARENAVAFCTFTDRVVDPRAIGERLPADRIRLYDGGHELFSSSSRDRHVDTVLAALDDGPTAL
- a CDS encoding DUF4442 domain-containing protein, with amino-acid sequence MGESLRTRLERVVFNWYPAYLGTGGRVTHIEDDWSEIRVTLPLSWRTRNVVGTIFGGSLYSAVDPFYMMMLLRRLDDSYVVWDKAASIQFRKPGTETLYATFEISDAEVAAVESALEDSDSVDREYAVDLVDESGTTYATVEKTVHVSTNDEKRA
- the ncsA gene encoding tRNA 2-thiolation protein NcsA, which translates into the protein MECDKCGDHAVLHAAYSGLYLCEHHLCRTVEKRLRRRVREDGLVPDDATPEDPDTWVIGLSGGKDSVVLTSILHDIFERDPRIELVALSIHEGIEGYRDKSLDACRELTEELGIRHETVSYAEEFGVQMDDVVEKDPEGMAACAYCGVFRRDLLSRYAEELDADKLLTGHNLDDEAETALMNFLEGDVDQMAQHFDASLGPFESSSDAPTERTREKQDHHIPRAKPLRDVPEKEIALYARFQDLPAHITECPHADEAYRGEIQQLMLGLEENHPGTRHSIMAGYEKLAALAAEAYGGEDADVDFGECENCGAPTARERCRKCNLLDALEAV
- a CDS encoding DUF4397 domain-containing protein, with product MTPDRRDVLRGIAAAGTASVLGVGTASAHDDDDEDALVRVVHASPDAPNVDVYVDGQRVLSDVGFGTISDYLAVAPDEYEVTITAAGDDDAVVFEADVEFDEDDEYTIVATGELAEDEFEVLIFEDDRSVRRNRARVRVIHASPDAPNVDVTVGDGDIVLVEDLEFGEESDYLTVRPGEYEIEVRPASSENNNPFDAEFDLRLRAGRTYTVVATGFFAPDDAAEYEVFDLFAAVDIRADGH
- a CDS encoding ArsR/SmtB family transcription factor, giving the protein METVLWQVLAGTEGGPNRIRILRTLEDRPRNRHRLAEALSLNYKTVEHHLDVLQERGLVERTGPDYGAVYSLTEAASDNWPTIDEIAETVEG